The stretch of DNA TTTCTCGACGAATTCAGGTTGAATGAGTGGTTGAAGCGGTTGTTCCACTTTATTAAAATATTGTAAAGCGTCACTGACCACTATATCCCATTCTTCGTGGTAACGGAGAAGGTCATCTGGGTAAACTCTCGTCCGCTCCGTCCCGTCTTCAGGGAAACAATCGAAAGGTTCATCAATATTCAAAGTTCCATAATCGTCTGTTAACTGTTCACCTGGATAAATGTCTCTGATGGCTAGCTCGAATTCATAAGCGGTCCCCATGCAATTGGCATGAAAACTGTGGTTCACATATCTCCCTAAATCCCAACATAAAACGTACTTCCCTTCTTGGTTTCGATATGCATATTTTTTCAATAACTCGCTTCTGTACTCGTCAACCGTATGAATATAGTCGGGCTCCAGTATTTGATCGAGGTCGTCCAGTGCCCATGTAATCGTTCCTTTCGGAATAAATTGAGTCGCAAATACACCAAAACCCATTTCATCATTTATATAACGTAATTCCGTATGCGGATGTATCATATCTAAGTATTCCCCTTTACTAAGTTGGTATTAAAACCAGTCTATGCACTTGGGGAATGACTTGTTGAAAGATAAGTTTAAAAACGCTTAATTCGAAAACACAAAACCTCCAGAAGAATCGTTGATTCTTCTGGAGGTTTTGTGTTTTAAGAAATGGATTGTTGCTTTAGGATGATTTGATGAAATGCCTTCTCAATTGTTTCGAACGTAAAATGAAACCCTTCTTTCTCGAGCCTCTCCGGCAACACCCAACGACTTTTCACGATGAGTTCTGTTTCAGTTCGTATAAGGATAGCACCGATTTCGAGCATCCATTTTGGGGAAGGCAATCCAAGCTTTCGATTCATTGCTTTGCGCAGTTGTTCCATGAATTCACGATTAGAAACGGGATGTGGAGCAGACAAATTAAAGACACCCTCCAAGTCGGTTCTTTCTTGAAGGAATAGAATAATCTGGTACACATCTTCAATATGAATCCAACTAAACATTTGATTACCTGACCCCTGTGCCCCACCGAGCCCGAAGCGCACCAAGTTGAAGTAAGGCTTCATCACGCCACCCTCTGCACCAAGTACAATTGCCATGCGTAAAGCCACTAGTCTAGTATGTGGAAGTTGATAATCGAATAGGGATTGCTCCCACGCTCTGGCTATATCTACCGAAAAACCGTTGCCAATTTCCCCATTTGTTTCCGTCATGGGACGATCTTCTGCATGACGATAAATCGTTGCTGTACTTGAATTGATCCATAATGGCGGTGGAGTTTCACAAGCCAACAGAGCGTTTCCAAGTATTTGAGTCGTCTTCGTACGGGAACTCATGATTTCTTCTTTATTCTTGTCATTGTAACGACAGTTAACGGATTTACCAGCAAGATTGATCAGCATTTCCGCACCATTCAAAGCACTAATAATACCCGTCTGATTACACCACGCAATATGGTGAGGCTGTCTTGAAATAATCACCACTTCATACCCTAAATCGGTGAATTTCCCCTCCAAGTATTGTCCAATAAAACCTGTTCCTCCAGCTAAGACCACCTTCTTTTTCATACCATCCACCCGTTTTCTGACAGTTTATTTAACATGACGAAGAGAGAGTAAAAAGGATGCTTTAATTCCACTTACAATCAAAATAAAAAGGGGATAAAAATACATCTGAAATGTGGATGAATGAATCGAATAAAAAAACACCTCGAAAATGTTTACATAATTCAAATCATTAATTAAGATCTAACCTTATTTTTATGACTGCAAAAAAACGAGGAAAACCTCGAGCTATAAGATAATTCGTAAAAAAGAAGAGAAAATCTAAGTAGAAAGAATATGAATATTCAAAAAAATAGTATAAAAGACTCTGAATCTATTAGAAAGAAACAAGCATTTTAACTCATTGTTTTAACTCACTTTTGCAAATATTCTAATAAAGATTAACTATCTCAAGGGGGTTACGAATTGAAAAAGTTTTGGAAATCTAGTATTACATCGGTTGTGTTTGCAGGAACATTGCTATCCGGTATGTCCGGTGGCTTTGCAAGCCCAATTTCCGAAGCGCCTCTTCATCAACAAGTATCACATTCTGCTCAATCTCATTTTGCAGGATCTATTGACCTCTCAATTGTAAATGACGAGAAATTAATCAAAGCATTAATGAAACGTGGTGTAATACCAGCTAATGCATCAGAAGCACAAAAACAACAGGGATTGCATAATTATTTAGCTGCTAAAGGTCAATCTGACTCTAGTAACAAAGTAAGTGATGATCCATTAGCGAAACAGGTGAAACAAGCCGAAGCGAAGAAACAGAAAGAATTCAATAATGGTTTATTAAAGGGAAATGGCAAAAAAAATGGGCATCTAAAAAAACAACCAGATCCTGTTGAAGAAGGGGCATCACCAGGTGTAGTGAAACAAGGTAAACTATTAACACTAATGGTAGAATACTCGGATTTTGAACATAATAATCTCCAACCAAATGAAACAGACAACTACTACGAGGATTACAACACGAAGCATTTCGAAGATATGATTTTCGGTGAAAATGGCGTGAAAGGTCCGAATGGAGAAACGTTTGTTTCACAGAAACAATATTATGAAGAACAATC from Paenisporosarcina sp. FSL H8-0542 encodes:
- a CDS encoding SET domain-containing protein, whose product is MIHPHTELRYINDEMGFGVFATQFIPKGTITWALDDLDQILEPDYIHTVDEYRSELLKKYAYRNQEGKYVLCWDLGRYVNHSFHANCMGTAYEFELAIRDIYPGEQLTDDYGTLNIDEPFDCFPEDGTERTRVYPDDLLRYHEEWDIVVSDALQYFNKVEQPLQPLIQPEFVEKVRIATTKHYLPDSIKCLYYNRHQ
- a CDS encoding TIGR01777 family oxidoreductase yields the protein MKKKVVLAGGTGFIGQYLEGKFTDLGYEVVIISRQPHHIAWCNQTGIISALNGAEMLINLAGKSVNCRYNDKNKEEIMSSRTKTTQILGNALLACETPPPLWINSSTATIYRHAEDRPMTETNGEIGNGFSVDIARAWEQSLFDYQLPHTRLVALRMAIVLGAEGGVMKPYFNLVRFGLGGAQGSGNQMFSWIHIEDVYQIILFLQERTDLEGVFNLSAPHPVSNREFMEQLRKAMNRKLGLPSPKWMLEIGAILIRTETELIVKSRWVLPERLEKEGFHFTFETIEKAFHQIILKQQSIS